CACAGAGAATATATAAGCCAAAATTTGACGTATAATTTATGTTAGTAAATTTTGATTCAACTCATAAATCGGGTCAGCGGGGTTTTTCCAAGGGTGTTTAATTTACAATTTAGCAAAGGCGGACACTGAGATAGTGGAGGATAGATTAACGCAAACTATTATTGGCGCGGCGATTGAAGTCCATCGTGTCTTAGGGCCAGGGCTTCTCGAATCTATTTATGAGTATGCTATTTGTCATGAATTAACGCTGCAAAATATTTTCTATGAAAGGCAAGTTGCGGTTGATGTGGTATATAAAGGGAACGTTATTCATGGCCAAAGATTGGATTTACTGGTTGGAAATGAAGTCATAGTTGAAATCAAGTCTTTGAGTGCCCTACCGGATGTAGCGACCGCCCAAGTGCTGTCATATTTAAAGTCCACTGGTTTGAAGCGAGCATTACTCATAAATTTTGGTGAAAGAAGATTGGTTGATGGTATAAAAAGAATATCTCTATAATCTCTGTGTTCTCGGTGGCAAAAAAGGGAGGTGAAAATGTCGGAAAAGAAAAAGGTGTGTATGATTTGTGGAAAGCCGTCAGAGGTTTCAATCTGCGATGCGTGCAAGGCCCAAATTCAGGGAGAGGCCCTGGACAAGAAACGAAAGATTGAAAAACAAGTTAGAGTTGGTCCCGAGGTTGAGAAGGAAAAAATAATTAAGCATAAGAAATGATTCAATATAATTTTCAAGAATTTAAT
The window above is part of the Thermodesulfobacteriota bacterium genome. Proteins encoded here:
- a CDS encoding GxxExxY protein, with product MEDRLTQTIIGAAIEVHRVLGPGLLESIYEYAICHELTLQNIFYERQVAVDVVYKGNVIHGQRLDLLVGNEVIVEIKSLSALPDVATAQVLSYLKSTGLKRALLINFGERRLVDGIKRISL